One Epinephelus fuscoguttatus linkage group LG10, E.fuscoguttatus.final_Chr_v1 genomic window carries:
- the plcxd1 gene encoding PI-PLC X domain-containing protein 1 gives MSSPVGERSLGELPMESWMSHLPCALWDTPLYHLAIPGSHNAITYCLDMNDRSPVDLTQPDMLQKLDKYMKPFIRPFVYKWAITQEYTIKQQLDCGVRYCDLRIAHRPNDSSNDLYFYHGVYTTLTVETVLMEIREWLDAHPKEVVILSFSHFLGLSPELHMLLVTTIRNVFTSKLCPKTELLTLRNLWALGYKVIVSYEHNIASCHIDLWPHIPYWWANKCKAEALIEEFEHRKQHGRPGGFFVTGINLTEDLKYICTHPTESLKDLVMSTYPTLLSWVKEQTPGSRVGSLNIIAGDFITESQFVPTVVTLNEKLLKWSS, from the exons ATGTCCTCGCCGGTGGGTGAGCGGAGCCTGGGAGAGCTGCCTATGGAGAGCTGGATGTCTCACCTGCCATGTGCCCTGTGGGACACCCCACTGTACCACCTGGCCATCCCGG GCAGCCACAATGCAATAACCTACTGTCTGGATATGAATGACAGATCCCCTGTTGACCTCACCCAGCCTGACATGCTTCAGAAGCTGGACAAATACATGAAGCCTTTCATTCGCCCCTTTGTGTACAAGTGGGCGATCACCCAG GAGTACACTATAAAGCAGCAGCTGGACTGCGGGGTCAGATACTGTGACCTGCGAATTGCACACAGGCCCAATGACAGCTCAAATGATCTTTACTTCTACCATGGTGTATATACCACGCTGACTGTGGAG ACTGTTCTAATGGAGATAAGAGAGTGGCTGGATGCTCATCCCAAAGAGGTGGTCATCCTCTCCTTCAGCCACTTCCTCGGACTGAGCCCGGAGCTCCACATGCTGCTGGTCACAACCATACGCAACGTATTCACCTCCAAACTCTGTCCCAAAACG GAACTTTTAACTCTTCGAAACCTGTGGGCGTTAGGCTACAAAGTGATTGTGTCCTATGAACACAATATAGCCAGCTGTCACATCGACCTGTGGCCACACATTCCTTACTGGTGGGCCAACAAATGCAAAGCTGAGGCTCTTATCGAGGAGTTTGAACACAGGAAGCAACACGGCCGACCAG gaGGTTTCTTTGTCACAGGAATCAATCTGACAGAGGACCTGAAGTACATCTGCACACACCCTACAGAGTCCCTGAAGGACTTGGTGATGTCCACGTATCCAACGCTGCTGAGCTGGGTCAAGGAGCAGACCCCCGGCTCCAGAGTCGGCTCTCTCAACATCATTGCTGGGGACTTTATCACAGAGAGCCAGTTTGTACCAACTGTTGTCACACTGAATGAAAAACTACTGAAATGGTCCTCGTGA
- the jade3 gene encoding protein Jade-3: protein MKRLRSSSSSDSSDNESPSTSFCSSNKYGSKPGTPASNPKKPAEVFRKDLISAMKLPDSHHVSPEDYYLLADTWKQEWEKGVQVPASPDTIPEPSVRVLVEKPKEVLYTHQRRYIQCSSQESTEPGYVNIKELAEAMCRYDLDDMDLYWLHTLNRELDHMGEDSIDELTMERAMEALESQCHDNMNHAIETVEGLGIEYDEDVICDVCRSPDSEEGNDMVFCDKCNICVHQACYGIVKVPVGNWLCRTCVLGIDPQCLLCPQKGGAMKATRAGTKWAHVSCALWIPEVSIACPERMEPITKVSHIPPSRWSLICSLCKLKTGACIQCSVKNCTTPFHVTCAFEHSLEMKTILDDGDEVKFKSYCLKHSKSKAGEAGLSPARSKPPAEAEKVGQRAQRLQELEEEFYTLIQQEELAQALGLSVHLVDFIYQYWKLKRKANFNKALLPPKEEEENLMLQPQEDSIHTRMRMFMHLRQDLERVRNLCYMVSRREKLKVLQSKAQEQMFNLHVKLMNQELSAGLPSSSPAESLLFRPPPRITLKLKMPKSSTLGNGNSKSGNGPLCPDNSGNVAEHSGEGQGQGKPQLHGCVRGEERSNGRLSSSSHSRSSALPVKPTGKPLALQAALHGHSSNGNGKLNQDRACVGKSNGLLEKFVTQKDSSCQTPSDQDNSNQALDKSSFRKSAMEHFGRSFKEATINLVRTTEDLRASEKMSRKGSAKERLWAKPVSEHKVKSARSHQDSDGYCPDLELSDSEPEAKGRHRRQVGLPQPDTPRRGVSRGKQSLGSRHAVQR, encoded by the exons ATGAAACGTCTCAGGTCCTCAAGCAGCAGCGACAGTTCTGACAATGAGA GTCCCTCTACCTCTTTCTGCTCCTCCAACAAGTATGGCAGCAAACCTGGAACCCCCGCCTCCAACCCGAAGAAACCGGCTGAA GTGTTCAGAAAAGACCTGATCAGTGCCATGAAGCTGCCCGACTCCCACCATGTGTCCCCAGAGGACTACTACCTGCTGGCAGACACCTGGAAGCAGGAGTGGGAGAAAGGAGTCCAGGTGCCCGCGAGTCCAGACACCATCCCGGAGCCGTCAGTCAG AGTTCTTGTTGAGAAACCCAAGGAGGTGCTTTACACCCACCAGAGGAGGTACATCCAGTGCTCGAGCCAGGAGTCAACAGAACCAGGTTATGTCAACATCAAAGAGCTGGCAGAAGCTATGTGTCGCTATGATCTGGACGACATGGACCTTTACTGGCTACACACGCTCAACAGAGAGCTCGACCACATGG GGGAGGATTCCATAGACGAGCTGACAATGGAGCGCGCCATGGAGGCCCTGGAGAGCCAGTGCCACGACAACATGAACCACGCCATTGAGACGGTGGAAGGCCTGGGGATTGAATACGACGAGGACGTGATCTGCGATGTGTGCCGCTCTCCCGACAGTGAAGAGGGCAACGACATGGTGTTCTGTGACAAGTGCAACATCTGTGTGCACCAG GCCTGTTACGGCATCGTCAAAGTGCCTGTTGGGAACTGGCTGTGCAGGACGTGTGTCCTCGGCATCGACCCACAGTGCCTTCTGTGTCCTCAGAAGGGCGGTGCCATGAAAGCGACACGAGCAGGCACCAAGTGGGCTCATGTGAGCTGTGCCCTGTGGATACCAGAG GTGAGCATTGCATGTCCTGAGAGGATGGAGCCCATCACCAAAGTGTCCCACATCCCGCCCAGCCGCTGGTCTCTCATCTGCAGTCTGTGTAAACTGAAGACAGGCGCATGTATCCAG TGCTCGGTAAAGAACTGCACCACTCCTTTCCATGTGACGTGTGCCTTTGAGCATAGCCTGGAGATGAAGACCATCCTGGACGACGGGGATGAAGTCAAGTTCAAGTCTTACTGCCTCAAGCACAGCAAGTCTAAAGCCGGGGAGGCTGGCCTGAGTCCAGCTCGGTCTAAACCCCCCGCAGAGGCGGAGAAGGTGGGCCAGCGGGCACAGAGACtgcaggagctggaggaggagttCTACACTCTGATCCAGCAGGAGGAGCTGGCCCAGGCCCTCGGGCTCTCTGTGCACCTGGTGGACTTCATCTATCAGTACTGGAAGCTGAAGAGGAAAGCTAACTTCAACAAAGCTCTACTGCCCCctaaagaggaggaggagaacctGATGCTGCAGCCTCAGGAGGACAGCATCCACACACGCATGCGGATGTTCATGCACCTGCGACAAGATTTGGAGAGG GTGAGGAATTTATGCTACATGGTGAGTCGACGGGAGAAGCTGAAGGTGTTGCAGAGCAAAGCCCAGGAGCAGATGTTCAACTTGCATGTGAAGCTCATGAACCAGGAGCTCTCTGCTG GCCTTCCTTCCTCATCTCCAGCAGAGAGTTTGCTGTTTCGTCCTCCTCCAAGGATAACTCTGAAGCTGAAAATGCCCAAATCCTCAACTCTTGGAAATGGAAATTCCAAATCTGGGAACGGGCCACTCTGCCCGGACAATAGTGGCAATGTTGCTGAACACTCAGGTGAAGGGCAGGGTCAGGGAAAGCCTCAGCTGCACGGATGTGTTCGGGGAGAGGAACGCTCAAACGGACGGCTGTCTTCCTCCAGCCACTCACGCAGCTCAGCGCTGCCTGTTAAACCAACAGGCAAACCCTTAGCCCTGCAGGCTGCGCTGCACGGCCACTCATCCAACGGTAATGGCAAACTGAACCAAGACCGGGCCTGCGTGGGTAAATCTAACGGCCTCTTAGAGAAATTTGTGACTCAGAAGGACAGTTCTTGCCAGACACCCAGTGACCAGGACAATTCAAATCAGGCTTTGGACAAGAGCAGCTTTCGCAAGTCTGCCATGGAGCACTTTGGCAGATCCTTCAAAGAGGCGACCATTAACTTGGTACGGACCACAGAGGACCTGCGGGCCTCTGAAAAAATGTCCCGAAAGGGCTCAGCCAAGGAGAGACTATGGGCCAAACCGGTGTCTGAACACAAAGTGAAAAGCGCCAGATCGCACCAGGACAGTGACGGATACTGTCCTGACCTGGAGCTCAGTGACTCAGAGCCAGAGGCCAAAGGGAGACACAGACGACAGGTCGGACTGCCTCAGCCAGACACTCCAAGGAGAGGAGTCAGTCGTGGGAAACAGTCGCTGGGCTCCAGACACGCCGTGCAAAGGTGA